In Nicotiana tabacum cultivar K326 chromosome 11, ASM71507v2, whole genome shotgun sequence, a single window of DNA contains:
- the LOC107813109 gene encoding uncharacterized protein LOC107813109 isoform X2 — MASSSISLTYGNFFSRLNCNKQPILPNYIKNSHITAFFSTQNGHHLRLKQHLPIAAASDGLPSEITDEESKFVSVNPEYPKYGPPALLLLGFEVDEAAKIQQLLKEMGGEFLQVIFCTEDMISRSLWEAINTKQPNLDASKIAKQLPRICFLSGLMGEEMMMFIDAFEESGLEDPVFAALVENSADKPLQELIDEIMGDHELLSARNSS; from the exons ATGGCATCTTCTTCAATCAGCTTAACCTATGGAAACTTCTTCAGTAGATTGAACTGTAATAAGcaaccaattttaccaaattatATCAAGAATTCCCATATAACAGCTTTTTTCTCCACCCAAAATGGCCACCATTTGAGGCTTAAGCAACACCTTCCCATAGCAGCAGCTTCTGATG GCCTTCCCTCTGAGATTACTGATGAAGAATCTAAGTTTGTTTCTGTAAATCCTGAATATCCAAAATATGGTCCACCT GCTTTGTTGTTGCTGGGATTTGAAGTGGACGAGGCAGCAAAG ATACAGCAACTTCTGAAGGAGATGGGTGGTGAATTCCTTCAG GTCATTTTTTGTACCGAAGACATGATTTCTCGCTCACTTTGGGAAGCAATAAATACGAAACAGCCCAATTTGGATGCTTCAAAG ATAGCTAAACAGCTTCCACGAATTTGCTTCCTGTCTGGCCTTATGGGAGAGGAGATGATGATGTTTATTGACGCATTCGAAGAAAGTG GGCTTGAGGATCCCGTCTTTGCTGCTCTAGTTGAAAACAGCGCCGACAAGCCATTACAAGAGTTAATTGATGAGATTATGGGAGATCATGAACTACTT TCTGCAAGAAATTCGAGCTAG
- the LOC107813109 gene encoding uncharacterized protein LOC107813109 isoform X1 produces the protein MASSSISLTYGNFFSRLNCNKQPILPNYIKNSHITAFFSTQNGHHLRLKQHLPIAAASDGLPSEITDEESKFVSVNPEYPKYGPPALLLLGFEVDEAAKIQQLLKEMGGEFLQVIFCTEDMISRSLWEAINTKQPNLDASKIAKQLPRICFLSGLMGEEMMMFIDAFEESDMCHVENTSSIGLWSYSCFCTGLEDPVFAALVENSADKPLQELIDEIMGDHELLSARNSS, from the exons ATGGCATCTTCTTCAATCAGCTTAACCTATGGAAACTTCTTCAGTAGATTGAACTGTAATAAGcaaccaattttaccaaattatATCAAGAATTCCCATATAACAGCTTTTTTCTCCACCCAAAATGGCCACCATTTGAGGCTTAAGCAACACCTTCCCATAGCAGCAGCTTCTGATG GCCTTCCCTCTGAGATTACTGATGAAGAATCTAAGTTTGTTTCTGTAAATCCTGAATATCCAAAATATGGTCCACCT GCTTTGTTGTTGCTGGGATTTGAAGTGGACGAGGCAGCAAAG ATACAGCAACTTCTGAAGGAGATGGGTGGTGAATTCCTTCAG GTCATTTTTTGTACCGAAGACATGATTTCTCGCTCACTTTGGGAAGCAATAAATACGAAACAGCCCAATTTGGATGCTTCAAAG ATAGCTAAACAGCTTCCACGAATTTGCTTCCTGTCTGGCCTTATGGGAGAGGAGATGATGATGTTTATTGACGCATTCGAAGAAAGTG ATATGTGCCATGTCGAAAATACTAGCTCCATTGGCCTCTGGTCATACTCCTGTTTCTGCACAGGGCTTGAGGATCCCGTCTTTGCTGCTCTAGTTGAAAACAGCGCCGACAAGCCATTACAAGAGTTAATTGATGAGATTATGGGAGATCATGAACTACTT TCTGCAAGAAATTCGAGCTAG